The genomic region gtccaaagggaaaatctcgggtccggATCCAGGTCTGGGtggaccctacccattgccatccctagttgtTACTCAAGCTAGGTGGAAGGATGACATACAGGGTTACCCACAAGTAGGACTGGGTTATTTTATGAAACTTTACTCTCTTATTTGTCGCAAAAATACCTTGCTTAGTCAAGGCATAGAAGAATTGAAGTATAATAACTAGAAACACCCCTACTTGTGTTACCGTTGTTTTTAGCACGTCAAAGGCAATATGTTCTTGAggcgcaaaaaaaaaaaggaacaaaAAACATAAGTTCGTTATTTCTAATCCGGCTTAATTCTTGTATACACACCAAATGACAGAAGTGGAAGGTATTTCTGAACTGAAGAGTACCATTTTCTCTTTACCTAAATTGAATTGTCAACGTGTCACTCATTTCTGAGAACCAGAGTCAAAGATTGGCATGCGAGATTACAtagagtcggagtaacatagctTGAAAGTTGAAAGGCAAGAGGCACACTTTTATATTTTAAGGGAAATTCTACGTTGTACCCCGGAGTATTGGGGTTTTCAAAGTTGTGCCTCTGCCCTTTTTATTATCGACGGTGTACCCCTTAACTCCATACTTAGCATAACCTCCTTCAACTCTCTGTTCACTCGCTACCTCTCGAACAACCCTCCTTTAACCTCAATTATCACTCATTAACATCACATCATCTTCTTTTATCAAACCACCTTTTAACCAACCACACAATCTTTGATACCCTTCCATGAAACCTGAAGTGACGATGAAGGTTTTATGGATTATTGGGGAGGCTCATAGATTATTGGGCGAGTAAACTTGTAATTGGGGTGGGCTAATAGGTAAATGGACGGATTAATAGGCAACTGGTTGGCTGAATGATTGAATTAATAGATCAACTAACGAATTAAGTTAACAAGGACAATTAAGAAAGTCACACTATAGACTATAGTATATAGTTCCGGCCTCCGGGTACAACTTAGAATATCCCTTATTTTTATAAAAAGATCATGCCGGCAGTACGTCTAAAGACCACAAGTTTTCCTATGAAAAATAAACCATCAATATAACAATATAACAATCAAGTGGAATGACATCTCGAAGCAATGGTTATAATTGATCATTCAATAGGATCACCGTATTCAAGCTCCACTATTAATATACATCATCTTTTCAGATGTTTAAAACCAGCATTTTCATGTTAATGTACATGAGGTAGGGAATAAAAGTCTGAAGATAGAAGAAGACCTTGTACAAAGCATGTTTTTGAGAAGCATCTGAAAAACTGAGCTGGTTGTCATGCTTTTATCTACTTCACGCAGCCATTCACCGCGATGCCTTCCAGCAAACCAGAAATTAGTGTTTAACAACCCCATTACCTTCCTTGAGTTCATTCACTAAAGTTAGATTTGATCATCTTCTTCTCATAGACTTGGGAACTAATTCTATCATCTTGATCACTCCCACCGAAACCATAACTTCCATCACCTTGCACACTCATATCATAAACATCTTCAGAATTCAAACGTATTGATCTTCTGAAATTCTGCCCTCTACCAGACAACTTGCTACCATCCTTTCTTGTATTAAAGCTTCTATTTCCTCCTTCCAAACCTCGGCTTCCTTGCCTTGAATCCATCAATCTCCTGTTACTCCCATTTTCTCTATCAACACTCTTTCGATCTCCATCCATCCTCGATACACCACCTCTCGACCTAACCCCTCTTGAATCACTCCTATCCACACCATTAGAAGACGGCTTTGAAATCGAAACACGGGAATTGCCATCACTTGACTCCATCATTTTGTCATCCCTTGAAGTTGAAGCAAGAATCCTCTTCCTATGTCCATTCTTCCTCTTTACAACACCAGTCTTATTTTCAGTCTTTGAACCAGCAAAATCCGAACTTTCAGCCCCACTTGAACCCCCAACATTGCCATTATCAATCCTTTCATAAGGCCTAATACTATGAACAACCCCTTTAGGGAAAAACCTAGCAGTAGGAAGCCCCTCGTCCGGGGTCACAAATATTTGCGGTCCATCATTCTCCGTCCACATATCAAATCCCCCTGGTTTCTGAAACCTGTCAGCCAACACCTGTTCAAAACACATACTAGCAGGAATAAATGCAATGCAAACTCCAACTACAAAATTATCCATAGATAGCCTAGTGATTTCATAAAATTAAACTCCGGCCGTCCTGGTCAattgtttacctattccattttgggggttttggtcaATTGTCTGTCTACCTTTCTATTTTGGAAATGCCTTTTGACGGACAATTTGATTCTCCATACATAATTTGGTCCACTTGACATACAATAAATAACCCGGAGTGAGGgaataaatgattgggacggagggagtaataatacCTTCAACTGTTCATCGGCGCCAACAGAGAACAAGGTGGAAGTGGTAGGAGAGGCCTTCTTGACAAGTTCCCAAGGGCGCTCAAGCTCAGAAACAGCAGCCTTAAGCTCAGCACGCTTACGCATCTCGTAAATATGGCGTTCGCGAGCAAGACGAGCTTTGAGGAGTTGTTTTGCTTTCTTTGATTGCATTCGTTTCCACTGCCACTTAGAGACGCCGCCAGGGAAGGTTCTGGGGCCGCCGCCCATGCGGATGAGGGTCGACGGGGGACGAGAGATGGTGAGGGTGAAGAGATTTGGGATGAGAGATAGTGGTGAGGTTATGAAGGTTGAGGAGCGGAGGGACAGGTGgagtttggttgtggtggtggtgggtagAGAGAGTGACAGCGGGGTTGGTGTTGGGAGGACTTGCATTTTTTAGCGGTCGAAGATTATGGTGGGTTGTCTAACGGGTTTGGGCAACACCAAGCTAATAAAGTAGAGAGTAATTGAGTAATTAATTTAAGACTGTTTTAAGAAAACTACCCGAAAAGGAATAAACCGAAAAGGTAGGTGGCGAAAAGTTAATCAAACCGAAAAGGAATCGATAAGGTATTGAAAATTAGGGTGATAAGGTGAATCGATTATATAAAAGCGTGTTTGGCAaattagctgaaaaggtagctgattttggtaaaatgacgtaaaaggatataaaaattatttaatattataaaataaAATGGTACAAAATAGAAAtcaagtcatttcaggtacctgatttctcaaatgctacctgaggtagcatttcatttcaggtaccttactccctccataccagaccaatggtaacattgaccgttttgccactattcgtggtcgtagggaatcttcgatattattcttaatctataagacaaaatatagtcatgtgagatcttgtttgatttatcgtcatgaatgctataagaatatcaaatttttataatttttaataatgcgtaacaaaagatatttacgttgcaaaacgtgtctcgacaagtgtgaaaaagttaatgttaccattggtgtggtatagAGGGagtatttgaccaaataagctacttgccaaacacttgcaaaaaaatcaggtagctgaaattttggtcaaataagctactttggtcaaataagctacctgaaatgtcgtgccaaacggagcctaaagGGGGTTTGGTTCGCGACCGGGAAAGGAAACGAGAATCAAAGTAGGATCAAAAAATTAATTGTAAACTTTGGTTATGCATAGGTAAAACAATGAAATCAAATTGACTAAAAATCAATGACCACCTCAAACTCTCAATGACCACCTCAAACTCCCACCATCACTTCAGAGCCGTAACACCACTGACGTAAATCTCGGGGCGACTCGATGGTGGTCTTCTCTAGTGAACTCATCGACGAGCCTGCCCACCCACGTATCGGTCGGACTCTCACCTTACCCCTTCTAACAACCACTACCCAACTCTAAAAGGCCCTCCCGAAGCCTTGAAAGTCTTTCTCCCACCCCAAGAACACCAGATTCGGTGTTTTACGGGGATGGGGGAAGAAGTTTTGAGATTCATGGGAGGTTTTTTAGGTTGGTTGGTTGTTATTAAGGATGAGCTTTGGGGATTTCGAGGTGTGGAAAAAAGAGTGGAAAGAGTCCCTTCTTTTTGCAGTATGTTTTTTACTTAACACAATACTTTTGTAATATTTTCTATTTGCATACCCTTATTCTACTAACAAATTACAAACTTAGTTATCCCATATTGTAatattaaaatctcataaatCTATCAAATTACATCAAATCACATGTTTAGTCATCTCATATGCCTTTTACAATTAATTTAGGGAT from Silene latifolia isolate original U9 population chromosome 3, ASM4854445v1, whole genome shotgun sequence harbors:
- the LOC141647751 gene encoding uncharacterized protein LOC141647751, which encodes MQVLPTPTPLSLSLPTTTTTKLHLSLRSSTFITSPLSLIPNLFTLTISRPPSTLIRMGGGPRTFPGGVSKWQWKRMQSKKAKQLLKARLARERHIYEMRKRAELKAAVSELERPWELVKKASPTTSTLFSVGADEQLKVLADRFQKPGGFDMWTENDGPQIFVTPDEGLPTARFFPKGVVHSIRPYERIDNGNVGGSSGAESSDFAGSKTENKTGVVKRKNGHRKRILASTSRDDKMMESSDGNSRVSISKPSSNGVDRSDSRGVRSRGGVSRMDGDRKSVDRENGSNRRLMDSRQGSRGLEGGNRSFNTRKDGSKLSGRGQNFRRSIRLNSEDVYDMSVQGDGSYGFGGSDQDDRISSQVYEKKMIKSNFSE